AACCCGCCAGGAACAACACCACCTGAAAGCCCAGGTTTTGCCACACCACAATCATGGTCACGGTGGCCAGGGCCTGCGAGGGCTTGGTCAGAAAGGGCTGGGGTGGAATGCCGAACACACTCAAAATCTCGTTGACGATGCCAAAGTTGGGCGAGAGCATCCAGCTAAAGACCCAGGCAATGGCAGCGGCGGGGGTAACGTAGGGGGCAAAGTAAATGGCCCGAAACACATCCCGAAACCGGGTCACGGCATTCAGCAGGAGGGCAATGCCCAACCCCAGCAGCAGTTGTAGCGGCACGCCGAGCAGGGTATAGGCCAGGGTGTTTTGCAGGGCTTTGAGCAGGAGGCGGTCGTTCAACATCTGCTCGTAGTGTTCCAACCCCACAAAAGGCCGCTTGCTGGGGTCGGCGTGCCAGTCGAACAGCGAGAGCCACAGCGCCTGAAACGCCGGCCAGATGCGGATAAACAGAAAGAAAGCCAGTGGAATGGCCAAAAACGCAAAGGCCCACAGCGCTTCGCGGGTCGCCAGCGACACCCCTCTTTTGGCGGGTTCAGGTGGTCTGTTCATAAAAAGGCGGTTAAGAGAGAGCTTGTAGCCTGTGGTTTACCCACAAGCTACAAGCTACAGACGTCAGACCATTTACTTCCAGAAGTTGTCCAGCAGCTTCTGTTCCTCAGCCGCCGCGATGCGCCAGGACTCCGCCGGGTCTTTGTTTTCCAGGAGCACCCGGTTGATGGCGTCGGTCATGATCTTACGCTGCCCGATCTCGTCCACAAATGGGGTGGCCTTGGCGTAGGACAGCGAGATCACAAAGGGGCCAAAAACCCGATCCAGGGTGAGTTTGGGGTCTTTGATCAGGCTCTTGCGGGCGGGTAGTTCGCCCACCTTCTCGAGCCAGTAGCGCTGGGTCTCCTCGGAGACCAGAAACTCCAGGAACTTGAGCGAAGCTGCCTGCTTGGGCCCGGTGGCCAGGGGGGTCAGGCCGTGCATCCAGAACGAGCCGTAGTTCACCTTGCGGGCGCCCGCTTTTTCCAGGGGCAGCTCGGCCACGCCCCAGTTGAACTTGGCCCCGTTGCGGATGGTACCGATGGCAAACGAACCATCGATAATCATGCCCACCTTGCCGGCAATAAAAGCATCGCGGTAGGCGTTGTTGCCGGGGAAGAACTGGTTGCCCAGGGTGCCCACGTTGTACTTCTTAAGCCAGTCGGTGTAGAAGGTGAAGGCTTTGAGCCCTGCGGCGTTGTTATACATCACCCGGCGGCCATCGTCGGAATAAGGCCGCCCGCCGAACTGCCGGATGAGCACCTCGCGCACCAGGTGGTGATCCTGTCCATCGGGGGCCATGGCGTAGCCCAGTTGGGTGAACTTGTTGCCGTCCTTGACGGTGAGTTTGGCGGCGATATTGAGAAACTCGTCCCAGGTTTTAGGGGGGTTCCTGAAGCCCGCCGCATTCAGCATGTCCCGGTTGTAAAAGAGGGCCAGTGAACGCACGGCGGTGGGCATGCCATACAGCTTGCCCCCTACCTTGGCAGCCTGGGCCAGGCTCGAGAATTCGCTGTCCAGAACCTTGATATATTCGGCGGGCATCGGTTGCAGATACCCGGCCTTGACCCAGGTGGGCAGCCAGCCATAAAACAGGTTGACCACATCGGGCCCCTGGCCCGCCGGGATGGAGGAGGCCACTTTCTGCTGGTAGGCGTCGAAGGGGAAGGTCTGATGTTGCACCTTGATGCCGGGGTTGGCGGCCTCGAAGCGCTTGATGAGTTCGTCTACAGCCTCCACCTTGCTCCTGAAGTCGTATTGCCAGTAGGTGATGGTGACCTGACCCTGGGCCAGGGCCGCACCCCACAGGGCAATCAGTATAGAAAGGGCTCTTCGCATAGACTTCCTCCTCTGGGATTCGCCATACACCGCGATGGGTCGAGATGGATTATAAAACCAAAACACTTCTGACCAGAAGCGGGTGTTCCTTGATTCCTTGATGGCTTTTACTGAGAACGGCCCTTTTAGAACAGAACACAAACCCTAATAAGCGCACCTGAGCCTTTGTAACAAGGTTGAGTCTTGCCACGCCCTTGCCACGCCCCCCCTGCTAAGGTGGCCCGCATAAGGAGGTGAGGCGTGGATGAAGACGAAAGCAAACGCGAATACCGGCTCATCGTTCAGCCGCCGGACGAAACCCACCCCTGGCAGGCCCGCCTCGAGCGGGCGGGGGAGGTGCTCGAGTTCGAAAGCCCCCTGGAACTGGTGGCCTGGCTCGAGGCCAATTTTGAGCACGAGGGATTGCGGTAAAGGAGGTTCAAAGTGAAACGAGGGTGGATTCTGGCATTGCTTTTGGGTACTTTGGCTGCTTGCAGCAGCCCATCACAACAGGCCGATTTGGTGGGCCCGGACATCCGGGAGTTCCTGACCGTGGACGGGCACCCGGCAGTGCGGTTGGGCAACGGCGAGGTCAAACTGCTGAATAAACCTGAGGAAACCAAGTGGTACCTGGATCGCTTTCCTCCGCCAACCTCGAGCGAGCCGGCTACGCTGCGTCCGCAGAGCCTGCCCGCTGCGATAGACCTGACCTCCTTTCAAACCCCGGTGAAAAACCAGTGGGAACGGGGCACCTGCACGGCCTTTGCGGTGGTGGCTGCCCTCGAGGCCGCCTACAAGCGCACCTACGGCCTTACGCTGGATCTCTCCGAGGAGTTCTTGAACTGGCAGGACAAGGTTAACGTGCTGGATCCTGCAAGTCCGCCGGTGCCCCCCAGCCAGTCCGAGAACTTTCTGGCGACATGGGGCGGGGGCAGCGTGAACTACAAGCTCCAGAACATCATGAACGGACAGCGGGGTATCCCTCTGGAGAACCAGGCTCCGTACAACGCAAATGGTTCGTTCCA
This genomic interval from Meiothermus sp. CFH 77666 contains the following:
- a CDS encoding sugar ABC transporter permease — its product is MNRPPEPAKRGVSLATREALWAFAFLAIPLAFFLFIRIWPAFQALWLSLFDWHADPSKRPFVGLEHYEQMLNDRLLLKALQNTLAYTLLGVPLQLLLGLGIALLLNAVTRFRDVFRAIYFAPYVTPAAAIAWVFSWMLSPNFGIVNEILSVFGIPPQPFLTKPSQALATVTMIVVWQNLGFQVVLFLAGLQNIPRDYYEAARIDGASNWQLFRHITFPLLNPVMVFSAVIGTIGFLQLFTQVVNLNFTDQGGPLGSTLTLALYIYQVAFARFELGYAAAITVLLFVIILSITLVQLRLLSRRVEY
- a CDS encoding extracellular solute-binding protein — protein: MRRALSILIALWGAALAQGQVTITYWQYDFRSKVEAVDELIKRFEAANPGIKVQHQTFPFDAYQQKVASSIPAGQGPDVVNLFYGWLPTWVKAGYLQPMPAEYIKVLDSEFSSLAQAAKVGGKLYGMPTAVRSLALFYNRDMLNAAGFRNPPKTWDEFLNIAAKLTVKDGNKFTQLGYAMAPDGQDHHLVREVLIRQFGGRPYSDDGRRVMYNNAAGLKAFTFYTDWLKKYNVGTLGNQFFPGNNAYRDAFIAGKVGMIIDGSFAIGTIRNGAKFNWGVAELPLEKAGARKVNYGSFWMHGLTPLATGPKQAASLKFLEFLVSEETQRYWLEKVGELPARKSLIKDPKLTLDRVFGPFVISLSYAKATPFVDEIGQRKIMTDAINRVLLENKDPAESWRIAAAEEQKLLDNFWK